Proteins from a genomic interval of Sphingobacterium lactis:
- a CDS encoding polyprenol monophosphomannose synthase: MSDSLVIIPTYNEKENIERIIRKVFSLEVDFDILIVDDGSPDGTAEIVKQLQSIEFVGRLHIEERKGKLGLGTAYIHGFKWALARNYAFIFEMDADFSHNPDDLIRLRDSCKYKGADMTIGSRYIKGVNVVNWPMNRVLMSYFASAYVRLITRIDIQDATAGFVCFRREVLETIPLEKIKFVGYAFQIEMKFTAIQYGFNVVEIPIIFTDRTLGTSKMSTKIFKEAFFGVIQMKLGSLFKKYNR; encoded by the coding sequence GTGTCAGATAGCTTAGTTATTATTCCAACATACAATGAAAAAGAGAATATCGAACGGATTATCCGCAAGGTATTTTCATTGGAGGTTGATTTTGATATTTTAATTGTCGATGATGGATCCCCAGATGGTACGGCAGAGATCGTAAAGCAACTGCAATCCATTGAATTTGTGGGCCGCCTGCACATTGAGGAGCGCAAGGGCAAGTTGGGATTGGGAACGGCGTATATCCATGGTTTTAAATGGGCATTAGCGCGGAATTATGCCTTTATCTTTGAAATGGATGCCGACTTCAGCCACAACCCGGATGACTTGATCCGCTTGCGGGATTCCTGCAAGTACAAAGGTGCCGACATGACGATTGGCTCCCGGTATATCAAAGGTGTCAACGTGGTTAACTGGCCAATGAACCGCGTGTTGATGTCTTATTTTGCGTCTGCTTACGTTCGGTTGATTACCCGGATTGATATACAGGACGCTACGGCCGGTTTCGTCTGTTTCCGTAGGGAAGTGCTGGAAACCATTCCGTTGGAGAAGATCAAATTCGTGGGTTATGCCTTCCAGATCGAAATGAAATTTACAGCTATCCAATATGGCTTCAATGTTGTCGAAATCCCGATTATCTTCACAGATAGGACCTTGGGAACCTCAAAAATGAGCACCAAGATTTTTAAGGAGGCATTTTTTGGCGTTATCCAAATGAAGCTCGGCAGCTTATTTAAGAAATATAACAGATAG
- the ruvB gene encoding Holliday junction branch migration DNA helicase RuvB — protein sequence MNEHLDPNPDRLSPTEKDLERVLRPQTFEDFTGQAKILENLSIFVKAAKLRGEALDHVLLHGPPGLGKTTLSHIIANEMGVGIKITSGPVLDKPGDLAGLLTGLDEGDILFIDEIHRLSPLVEEYLYSAMEDFKIDIMLETGPNARSVQISLNPFTLVGATTRSGLLTAPLRARFGINSRLQYYDSKLLTDIVMRSAAIIHVPISEEGAYEIARRSRGTPRIANALLRRTRDFAQIKGNGSIDKAIAQFALNALNVDEHGLDEMDNRILSTIIDKFKGGPVGLKTIATAVGEDEGTIEEVYEPFLIQEGYLMRTSRGRECTELAFKHLGKNYFNKGNTLF from the coding sequence ATGAATGAACACCTTGATCCGAATCCAGATCGTTTAAGCCCTACGGAAAAAGATTTAGAGCGCGTACTCCGGCCGCAGACCTTTGAGGATTTCACGGGTCAGGCGAAGATTCTGGAAAACCTGTCTATTTTCGTGAAGGCGGCGAAGTTACGCGGTGAGGCCTTGGATCACGTGCTGTTGCATGGCCCTCCGGGATTGGGAAAGACAACCCTTTCCCACATCATTGCCAATGAGATGGGGGTCGGAATCAAGATTACTTCCGGACCTGTGCTGGATAAACCCGGGGATCTGGCAGGTCTATTGACGGGTCTGGATGAAGGGGATATCCTTTTCATCGACGAGATACACCGTTTAAGCCCGCTGGTAGAAGAATACCTGTATTCCGCAATGGAAGACTTCAAGATCGATATCATGCTGGAGACGGGGCCTAATGCGCGCTCTGTGCAGATCAGCTTGAATCCGTTTACCTTGGTTGGCGCCACGACCCGTTCGGGCTTGCTGACCGCACCGTTGCGTGCGCGTTTCGGAATCAATTCACGCCTGCAATATTACGACTCCAAACTCTTGACCGATATCGTCATGCGCTCGGCGGCTATTATCCATGTGCCCATTTCGGAAGAAGGAGCCTACGAGATTGCCAGAAGGAGCCGTGGTACACCGCGTATTGCCAACGCATTGCTGCGCAGGACGCGCGATTTTGCCCAGATCAAGGGAAATGGTTCCATTGACAAAGCAATCGCTCAATTCGCCTTAAATGCACTGAATGTGGATGAACATGGATTGGATGAAATGGACAACCGCATCTTGAGTACCATTATCGACAAATTCAAGGGCGGCCCAGTAGGCTTGAAAACCATTGCCACGGCAGTGGGTGAGGATGAAGGCACCATCGAAGAGGTATACGAGCCTTTCCTGATTCAGGAAGGATATCTTATGCGTACCTCGCGGGGTCGCGAATGTACTGAGCTTGCCTTTAAGCACCTCGGGAAAAACTATTTCAATAAAGGGAATACCCTGTTCTAG
- a CDS encoding S9 family peptidase — translation MKYYFLGLCLLIGSYATAQEPSTLAKPNYQLAAKYSPAKLSKMIFSTEVNPNWINFGDKFWYEYNSPKGKKWYLVDPKTRKKSELFDHAEMASRITSIVKNPFDAQHLDIRNLRFMENENLIRFEVQSTKDTVKTKEEIKKLTNKNDTLKKKLFYFEYNLSNKNLRELSEDSKDKSRLFWANFNPDTTKVFYAKDYNLYWMDYANFQKAQKDEKDSTIVEHQITTDGVQYYAWGGDEYSSTTGDKKSLDEEKKKRKPVWINWSPNGRYFTLTRKDNRELSALWVINNVAAQRPTLETYKYLMPGELDSTETELHIFDASTLKSRQVPVAAFKNQTISSWNADRNKNSYKGKHYINYWLGNDEEFYIARSSRDLKRIDILAVNVATGQPRTVIEERSNVYLDVKKPYLINNGNQLIHWSQRDGWGHFYLYNKNGALVNQITNGAYHCDELSSYNEATGTLYFKANGLEKNIDPYYSFFYSVNKNGGNVKLLTPGNFDHQVTSSESGNYFIDNFSRVNTAPVSNLYNGNGQLVMKLEETDLSNLLASGYKFPEPFTVKAGDGITDLYGVMYKPFDFDSTKTYPIIEYVYPGPQTEAVNKSFGRSMDRIDRLAQMGFIVVSVGNRGGHPSRSKWYHTYGYGNLRDYGLEDKKVVAEQLANRYSFIDINRVGITGHSGGGFMSTAAMLVYPDFFKVAVSGAGNHENNIYNRWWSERHHGVKEVVNAKGDTTFSYQIQKNTELAKNLKGHLLLVTGDIDNNVHPANTIRMVDALIRANKRFDFLLLPGQRHAFGDMTEYFFWRMADYFSQHLLGASAMNEVDIMEMNREKPMGK, via the coding sequence TCCGAAGACCAGAAAGAAATCTGAATTATTCGATCACGCCGAGATGGCTTCCCGAATTACTTCCATCGTGAAGAATCCATTCGACGCACAGCACCTCGATATACGGAACCTTCGTTTTATGGAAAATGAGAACTTGATACGCTTTGAGGTACAGAGCACAAAGGACACCGTGAAAACCAAGGAAGAGATCAAGAAATTGACCAATAAGAACGATACCCTAAAAAAGAAACTCTTCTATTTTGAATATAACCTGAGCAACAAAAATCTGCGGGAGTTATCTGAGGACAGTAAGGACAAAAGCCGCTTATTCTGGGCAAACTTCAATCCGGATACCACCAAAGTATTCTATGCGAAGGACTATAACCTGTACTGGATGGATTACGCCAACTTCCAAAAAGCACAGAAAGATGAAAAGGACTCCACCATTGTAGAGCATCAGATCACAACGGATGGCGTTCAGTACTATGCTTGGGGCGGTGATGAGTATTCCTCCACAACCGGAGATAAGAAATCGTTGGACGAGGAAAAGAAAAAGCGTAAACCGGTTTGGATCAACTGGTCCCCTAACGGGCGCTATTTCACCTTGACGCGGAAAGATAACCGGGAGTTGAGTGCGCTATGGGTCATCAACAATGTGGCCGCGCAGCGACCGACCTTGGAAACCTATAAATATCTTATGCCCGGCGAATTGGACTCCACGGAAACAGAGCTGCACATTTTTGATGCTTCCACCTTAAAATCCCGTCAGGTACCGGTTGCTGCATTCAAGAACCAGACCATCAGTTCCTGGAATGCTGATCGGAACAAAAACAGCTATAAAGGAAAACACTACATCAACTACTGGTTAGGTAATGACGAGGAATTCTATATTGCACGATCCAGCCGCGACCTGAAGCGCATCGATATCCTAGCGGTCAATGTAGCCACTGGCCAACCGCGTACTGTTATCGAAGAACGGTCAAACGTGTACCTGGACGTGAAAAAACCTTACCTGATCAATAATGGAAATCAATTGATCCATTGGTCACAACGCGACGGCTGGGGACATTTCTATTTATACAATAAAAATGGTGCCCTGGTGAACCAGATTACCAATGGAGCGTATCACTGTGATGAGTTGAGCAGTTACAATGAAGCTACGGGAACCCTATACTTCAAGGCAAACGGCCTTGAAAAAAATATAGATCCGTATTATTCCTTCTTTTATTCCGTGAACAAGAACGGCGGAAATGTGAAATTATTGACTCCTGGAAATTTCGATCACCAGGTCACTTCAAGCGAGTCTGGCAATTACTTCATCGATAATTTCTCCCGTGTCAACACTGCTCCCGTGAGCAACCTGTACAATGGAAATGGTCAATTGGTCATGAAATTGGAGGAAACGGATCTGAGCAACCTATTGGCTTCGGGCTACAAATTCCCAGAACCATTTACTGTAAAAGCTGGCGATGGCATCACTGACCTGTACGGTGTGATGTACAAACCGTTCGATTTTGATTCGACAAAGACTTACCCGATCATCGAATATGTGTACCCCGGACCGCAAACCGAAGCGGTAAACAAGAGCTTTGGTCGTTCCATGGACCGTATCGATCGCTTGGCCCAAATGGGCTTTATCGTGGTATCCGTAGGAAACCGAGGTGGACACCCTTCTCGCTCCAAATGGTACCATACCTATGGCTACGGAAACCTACGGGATTACGGATTGGAGGACAAAAAAGTAGTTGCAGAACAGCTTGCTAACCGCTATTCTTTCATAGACATCAACCGTGTAGGTATCACGGGGCACTCTGGTGGTGGTTTTATGTCGACCGCTGCCATGCTGGTATACCCGGATTTCTTCAAAGTAGCCGTTTCGGGTGCCGGAAATCACGAGAACAATATCTATAACCGTTGGTGGAGCGAGCGCCACCATGGCGTGAAGGAAGTCGTGAACGCAAAAGGCGATACCACTTTCTCCTACCAGATCCAGAAAAACACCGAATTGGCGAAAAACCTCAAGGGACATTTGTTACTTGTCACCGGTGATATCGATAATAATGTGCACCCCGCGAACACGATTCGCATGGTGGATGCTTTAATCCGTGCAAATAAACGTTTCGATTTCTTATTATTGCCTGGTCAACGTCATGCATTTGGCGATATGACCGAATATTTCTTCTGGCGCATGGCGGATTATTTCAGCCAGCACCTGTTGGGAGCCTCTGCCATGAACGAAGTTGACATCATGGAAATGAACCGGGAAAAACCCATGGGTAAATAA